TTTCGGTGCGGGCCGCCGTCGGGCTTTAACTCTGAAAGGATGGAACGGCAACCGGTGCCGGGGCAGTACAGTCCCGGCAAGTGATCGAAAGGCCGAATTACATGATTTTCATTGTGGTCAAATTCAAGGTGAAACCCGACTGGTCGGAGCGTTGGCTGGACCTGGTGGCCGACTTTACCCAGGCCACGCGCGAAGAACCGGGCAATCTGTGGTTCGACTGGTCCCGCAGCGTGGAAGACCCGAACGAGTTCGTCCTGGTGGAAGCGTTCCAGGACGACGCCGCCGAGGCCCACGTGAACAGCGCGCACTTCAAGAAGGCGATGGCTGACATGCCCCAGGCCCTCGCCGAAACCCCGCACATCATCAGCCGCCAGCTCGAAGGCAGCGGCTGGGACCGCATGGGCGAGCTGACCATCGACTAGCTAGTCCTCGCTGTGGATTTCCCGCTGCCTGGCGCTGAGCAGCTCAAGCTCGGGCCGGGCAGCGACGAACCGTTCCACGGCGTCGAGTACTTCCCTGAGGTGCCCGTGGTCCGGAGCCACCAGTGCCGCGCCAATCAATGCCCGGCGGTGCTGGTCCTGAAGCCCGGTCTCCGAGGCCGATACGTCAAAGCGCCGCTTCAGCTCAGCCACCACCGGGCGCACAAGCGAGCGCTTCTCCTTGAGGCTGTGAACATCGCCCAGCAGCACATCGAATTCGACCCACCCAATCCACATACGCCCATTAAACAGGCGCAGGCGGCGATCTTGATCGAATCTTGAGGGAATGCCGCGAGGAGGTTGAGCGAGCCGGATCACACTGGAGTCACGATCATCCACGGGGGGAGACGAGCAGCATGGGCACATTGCGCGGCAGCACGGAAGAAACCTGCTTTGACAAGCATCCAGCCATGGTGGAGATTTGCGGGGGACCCAATGGCAGGAGCGAACCGTGATACTCGATGCGTTTTCCGCCAGGATGTCCCTTGGAGTCGTTACCCTCACGCTTTTCCTGCTGTTCTCAGCCTCCTACGGCAAGACCAGGTCCCCCTACACGGGGTGGTGGGCGCTGGCCCTCTTCGAATTCATGCTCGGCAATGCCGGCTTCCTGCTGAACGGAACTCCGCACCAGGTGTGGGCCAACCCCCTCGGCAACGTGCTGGTGGTAGCCGGTGCGTTCAGCATCTGGGCAGGCGCCAGGACCTTGCGCGACCTCAGGGCAGCCCCCTGGCTGCTGGCTTTGGGGCCCCTGGTCACGGGGGTCGCTTCCACCCTGGAGGACCCGGCAAACAACATCTGGTCGGGTGGCGCAGTGTATCTGGCCATGATCACGGTTGGTGTTGGTCTGGCAGCCAGGGATCTCTGGCACTTCAAGCCCACCCATCCACAAATATCCAAGGCGATGTCGATCGTTGCCTGGTTCGCCACCCTGTACTTCTTTGCGCGGTTTATCTTCTACGTGACTCATGGTCCTGACAGCACCCTGTTCAAAGGCTATTTCGGTGCAGGACCGCTGGGCCTGGTGACCACTGTCCTGCTGGTCGCCGCCTCGTTCACCATGACGACGCTCAGCAACGATCAACTGATCAGGGGGCTCCGCGAACGGGCCAGCCGCGACCACCTCACCGGGCTCCTCAACCGGGGAACCTTCATGGACCTGGCAGGGGCGGAGCTCAAGCGCCTGCGCGCCAGTGGTTCGGGTGCCGCCGTCGTCCTTGCCGACTTGGACCACTTCAAAGCCGTCAATGACGAACACGGCCACCGCGCGGGAGATGCAGCACTGAAGGCCTTCGCGGAGGCCTGCCGGGAAAGCGTCAGGTCCACGGACCTGGTGGGGCGCTACGGCGGGGAAGAGTTTGTCCTCTTCCTGCCTGGTGCCACGCAGAAAAGGGCAGAAGACATTGCCCTCGAAATAAGCAAACGGATGGCCACCATGGAAGTGCCCGGAGGCGGCGCTTTCCCCACGGTCAGCTACGGAGTCACATCCAGCACTCCAGCTACCGCAGACCTCACCTTCATGATCGAAGTTGCGGACGCAGCCCTTTACAGCGCCAAAGCGCAGGGCAGGAACCGGATTGTCGGAGCCAACCGCCTTGAGGCGGCAACTATCGCGGATGAGGCACGATCATGACCATCAACCAGCTGACCACCAAGATCCAGATCCAGCACAACCAGGAACTGGCCGCGTTCCGTCAGGACATCACCAGCCCGCCCTACCAGGCCGGCACGTCCACCACCCTCAACACGGCCAGGCGCTCGGTGCGGATGAATCCCGTCCACTCCGTAGAGGATGCCAGCGCCAACCTGACCATCGTCGCAGATGTTCAGGGACTCGCCTGGCTCACGGCGGACAAGGGGCTGCAAGGAAGCTGCATCACTCTCTCGATCGCAGGCCACCGGCGCACCACGGGAACCCGGGTCCCGCTGCCCCTGGGGGAATGCGACGCATGGGTCGAAGCCATCCTCGGACGCTCCTGGCTGCCTCAGGTCTACCGCGCCGGGACACCCGCGCAGCCCGACGGGAAGCTGGACATCGCTTCCTACCGTTTGTTCCTTGACGAACGGAACAACCCGGTCGCCAAGCCGAAGTCCGTGGTTGACGACACTTTGCGGTACCTGGACCTCTCTTGAAACAACCCCGCACGGCCGCGAGCCACCACCCTGAAACCGACCCTATAACGGGCCTCGGCAACCGGCTGGTGCTCGAGGACGCCTTGCGGGATGCCCAAGCGGCCGCGTCAAACGGAACATCGCCGGCTGCCCTGCTGCTGCTGAACCTGGACGGGTTCAAAGCCGTCAAAAGCTCGGTTGGCCACGCCGCCGCGGACCTTATCCTGCAGACCGTCGCCTCGCGTATCAGGGCGGCAGTGCAGGAGAACGACGTCGTCACCCGCCTGGGCGGCGACGAGTTCGGAATCCTTTTGCCGGCAACACCGCTGGCCCGGGCCGTGTCCGCGGGGAACCGCATCCTGGCTGCGGTCGAACCCGAGATCAATCTCGGCAGCGCGAACGTGCGCTGCACAGCGAGCATGGGGTTGAGGACCGCCGATCCCAGCCGCACCCCTGCCGAGCTGCTGATGGAAGCAGACCTTGCCCTGGGGGAGTCCAAAGCCGAGGGCCGGAACAAGGTCAGGACGTTCGATCCTGCCACCCTGCTGGCGCGCCAACTCGAGCGGCAGATCGTCAGCGAGCTGGGTCATGCCATCGGGTCGGACCAGCTTGTGCTCTTCTACCAGCCGATTGTGGAGCTGGCTACCGGCCGGCTCCAAGGCAGCGAGGCCTTGGTGCGGTGGAACCATCCCGAACGTGGACTCATCATGCCGGACAAGTTCATTCCCGTTGCCGAGGCCACGGGTTTGATTGCGGAACTGGGCCGTTGGGTGCTGCGCAATTCCGTGGCCCAGCTTGCCGCGTGGCGGCGCGACCCGGCCACCGCACACCACGATTTCTCCATGCGGATCAACGTATCGGCACCGGATCTGCAGAGCCTGGAGTTCGTCGATGATGTCCGGGAAGCCCTGTCCACGGCAGGCCTTCCGCCGGAGTCGCTGGTGCTGGAGCTGACAGAAAGCGCCATCATCCAGAACAACGAACTGGACCGCTACACGCTGATGAGCCTCCACCGGCTGGGTGTGGGCCTTGAGATAGATGACTTCGGCACCGGATACTCATCCATCGGCTACCTACGCAAGCTGCCGGTGGACCACGTCAAAGTGGACCGGGAGTTCGTCCGCGACCTGGGTAAGGACGACACCCAGTTGCAGTTCCTCGCCGCCATTCAGAACGTGATCCGCTCCTGCGGACTCGACGGCATCTGGGAGGGAATAGAGACCGCCGAACAGGCCGAAGCGCTGCGGAGCATCGGTTGCACCAGCGGGCAGGGCTATTACTTTGGCCGCCCGGTTTCCGGGACCGAGTTCACGGCACAGCTGAAGCGGCAGGAAACCTGGCCCGCTTAAACGCAAAACGCGGGACCACATGAGTGGTCCCGCGTTTTTCGGGTGCTAGCCGAAGTACTTCGGCAGAGTGCCTTCGTGGGCTTCGCGGAGGGCCTCCAAGGAGAGCTCGTCCACGCCGTTGATCTCCAGCTTTCCACCGGCCGCGTCCACGACGCCGATCCGGAGGTGCGCGAAACCGCGGGCCGTGCACATGTCCTTGAATCGGACTTCCTCGGAGCGCGGAACGGACACGATCGCACGTGCCTGGGACTCGGAGAACAGCGCGGTGAAGAGGTCCACACCGTCGCGTTCCATGAGTTCTTCCAGCGCGATGCGGGCACCGACGCCGTAACGCAGCGAGGACTCCACGAGTGCGGCTGCGAGGCCACCTTCGGAGAGGTCGTGTGCGGCATCAACCATGCCGTCGCGGGACGCGTTGATGAGGATCTCACCAAGCTGGCGCTCAGCTGCCAGGTCGACCTTCGGGGGCTGGCCACCGAGGTGTCCGCGCAGGTTGGACCATTCGGAACCATCCAGCTCAGCCGCGGTGGTGCCCAGCAGGTAGATGGCCTGCCCGTCCTCGCGCCAGCCCGACGGCGTACGGCGGGCGACGTCGTCGAGCTTGCCCAGGACTGCCACCACGGGGGAGGGATGGATCGGTGTGGTGCCGGTCTGGTTGTACAGGGAGACGTTGCCGCCGGTCACCGGGACGCCCAACTCCATGCAGGCATCGGAGAGGCCGCGAATGGCTTCGGCGAGCTGCCACATGACGTCCGGGTCCTCCGGGGAGCCGAAGTTAAGGCAGTCGCTCACGGCCATCGGAACGGCACCGGAAGTGGCGACGTTGCGGTAGGCCTCGGCCAGTGCCAACTGTGCGCCCTTGTAGGGGTCCAGGTAGGTGTAGCGGCCGTTGGCGTCGGTGGCCAGGGCCACGCCCAGGCCGGTTTCCTCGTCAACGCGGACCACGCCGGCGTCATCCGGGAACGCCATGGCAGTGTTGCCGCCAACATAGCGGTCGTACTGCTTGGTGATCCAGGACTTGCTGCACATGTTCGGGGAGGAAACCAGCTCGGTGACCGCCGCTGCCAGCTCCGAGGGAGCGGACGGACGGTTGGCGTCTTCAACGGAACCCGTGAAGGCGTTGGCCTGGACCGAGTCCTGCCACTCCGGGCGGGCGAACGGGCGGTCGTAGACCGGGCCGTCGTGCGCAACGGTGCGGGGATCGACGTCGACGATTACTTCGCCTTCCCAGGTGATGATGAGGCGGCCGGTATCGGTCACTTCACCCAACCAGGAGTACTCCACGGCCCACTTGTCCATCACGGCCTCGAACGCTTCCACGTTCTCCGGCGTGACGATTGCCATCATGCGTTCCTGGGACTCGGACATGAGGATCTCGCCCGGGGTCAGCGTGGGGTCGCGCAGCAGGACGGACGTCAGTTCAACCTGCATGCCGCCGTCGCCGTTGGAAGCGAGCTCGGACGTGGCACAGGAGATGCCCGCGGCGCCGAGGTCCTGGATGCCCTCCACCAGGGAACCCTTGAAAAGTTCGAGGCAGCACTCGATGAGCACCTTCTCCGCGAAGGGGTCGCCAACCTGGACTGCGGGGCGCTTGGACGGCTTGGAGTCGTCGAAGGACTCCGATGCGAGCACCGAAGCGCCACCGATTCCGTCGCCACCGGTGCGGGCGCCGAAGAGGACAACCTTGTTGCCCTTGCCGGAGGCGTTGGCCAGGCGGATGTCCTCGTGGCGCATGACACCGACAGCCAGCGCGTTCACCAGCGGGTTGCCCTGGTAGACGGAGTCGAAGACCATTTCGCCGCCGATGTTCGGCAGGCCGAGGCAGTTGCCGTAGCCACCGATGCCGGCAACGGCGCCGTGCATGACGCGTGCGGTGTCCGGGTGGTCGATCGCGCCGAAGCGGAGCGGATCCATGACGGCTACGGGGCGGGCACC
The Paenarthrobacter ureafaciens genome window above contains:
- a CDS encoding putative quinol monooxygenase, translated to MIFIVVKFKVKPDWSERWLDLVADFTQATREEPGNLWFDWSRSVEDPNEFVLVEAFQDDAAEAHVNSAHFKKAMADMPQALAETPHIISRQLEGSGWDRMGELTID
- a CDS encoding DUF503 domain-containing protein: MWIGWVEFDVLLGDVHSLKEKRSLVRPVVAELKRRFDVSASETGLQDQHRRALIGAALVAPDHGHLREVLDAVERFVAARPELELLSARQREIHSED
- a CDS encoding GGDEF domain-containing protein, producing the protein MILDAFSARMSLGVVTLTLFLLFSASYGKTRSPYTGWWALALFEFMLGNAGFLLNGTPHQVWANPLGNVLVVAGAFSIWAGARTLRDLRAAPWLLALGPLVTGVASTLEDPANNIWSGGAVYLAMITVGVGLAARDLWHFKPTHPQISKAMSIVAWFATLYFFARFIFYVTHGPDSTLFKGYFGAGPLGLVTTVLLVAASFTMTTLSNDQLIRGLRERASRDHLTGLLNRGTFMDLAGAELKRLRASGSGAAVVLADLDHFKAVNDEHGHRAGDAALKAFAEACRESVRSTDLVGRYGGEEFVLFLPGATQKRAEDIALEISKRMATMEVPGGGAFPTVSYGVTSSTPATADLTFMIEVADAALYSAKAQGRNRIVGANRLEAATIADEARS
- a CDS encoding putative bifunctional diguanylate cyclase/phosphodiesterase; this translates as MKQPRTAASHHPETDPITGLGNRLVLEDALRDAQAAASNGTSPAALLLLNLDGFKAVKSSVGHAAADLILQTVASRIRAAVQENDVVTRLGGDEFGILLPATPLARAVSAGNRILAAVEPEINLGSANVRCTASMGLRTADPSRTPAELLMEADLALGESKAEGRNKVRTFDPATLLARQLERQIVSELGHAIGSDQLVLFYQPIVELATGRLQGSEALVRWNHPERGLIMPDKFIPVAEATGLIAELGRWVLRNSVAQLAAWRRDPATAHHDFSMRINVSAPDLQSLEFVDDVREALSTAGLPPESLVLELTESAIIQNNELDRYTLMSLHRLGVGLEIDDFGTGYSSIGYLRKLPVDHVKVDREFVRDLGKDDTQLQFLAAIQNVIRSCGLDGIWEGIETAEQAEALRSIGCTSGQGYYFGRPVSGTEFTAQLKRQETWPA
- the purL gene encoding phosphoribosylformylglycinamidine synthase subunit PurL, with the translated sequence MTTETTKKFNIDTVENAAKTPDTELPWAELGLKQNEFDEIVKVLGRRPTGAELAMYSVMWSEHCSYKSSKNHLRQFGEKVTEEMKKDMLVGIGENAGVTNLGDGWAVTFKIESHNSPSFVEPYQGAATGIGGIVRDIISMGARPVAVMDPLRFGAIDHPDTARVMHGAVAGIGGYGNCLGLPNIGGEMVFDSVYQGNPLVNALAVGVMRHEDIRLANASGKGNKVVLFGARTGGDGIGGASVLASESFDDSKPSKRPAVQVGDPFAEKVLIECCLELFKGSLVEGIQDLGAAGISCATSELASNGDGGMQVELTSVLLRDPTLTPGEILMSESQERMMAIVTPENVEAFEAVMDKWAVEYSWLGEVTDTGRLIITWEGEVIVDVDPRTVAHDGPVYDRPFARPEWQDSVQANAFTGSVEDANRPSAPSELAAAVTELVSSPNMCSKSWITKQYDRYVGGNTAMAFPDDAGVVRVDEETGLGVALATDANGRYTYLDPYKGAQLALAEAYRNVATSGAVPMAVSDCLNFGSPEDPDVMWQLAEAIRGLSDACMELGVPVTGGNVSLYNQTGTTPIHPSPVVAVLGKLDDVARRTPSGWREDGQAIYLLGTTAAELDGSEWSNLRGHLGGQPPKVDLAAERQLGEILINASRDGMVDAAHDLSEGGLAAALVESSLRYGVGARIALEELMERDGVDLFTALFSESQARAIVSVPRSEEVRFKDMCTARGFAHLRIGVVDAAGGKLEINGVDELSLEALREAHEGTLPKYFG